Part of the Venturia canescens isolate UGA chromosome 2, ASM1945775v1, whole genome shotgun sequence genome is shown below.
AGGAAAACGAtcggaatgaaaatttctgtCCCTCGGTATCGAGCCCTTACACTCTCAGCGTAAACGAACATTCCGCTCTCATCCAATCACACGACAGTCCCGACAAAAACCGTTACAAGCGCTTATTGCGGATTCCGACAAAAGCAACCTCCGAATTGCGAACGCTCAAAAGCATTCTCGATGTGATTGAAACTCTGCAAAATCAATACGTCAATTTATTGGTCGTCGTCACCTTCGTGAGTCTTGATTTCCTTCCAGTATTTTTTTAACCTAACCGCGAAAATAAAGTGTGATTTTCGTTcggaaaaattctattttttcaagtGATTGCGAATATGCGTCGACCCGGCTCCGCGCGTGTTCAAGCAACTTTGACGCCATGTTCGACTCGAGAGTTTCGaacattttctgtttttttttttccaaatactGTAAAATGGTTGTTCTGTTGATTTCTGACAAATATTCATCAACGtaatgataaaatgaaaaacattttgaactTCATTTCGAAGTTGTATTATTTCGAACAAGCTTTGAAATTGAACTCTCGACAAGCCTCGGTGAAAATACGGAATAGCGAATGACACGAGTGGTTTGTTGACACTTTCAAGGTCAGCGAGTCTCGAGATATCATCACAAAAGACGCGAGGTCATTTGTTTGTCGTGACTTCGAGGTAGCCGATGGCTCTACCCAGAAGTCGGTGTCCTTCAAACTTTGGGACAAAGAATGGGTGAAGCTTTCGGAAGTATGGCAACCTAAAGATACCGTTCTTTTCATCGCTGACGCTTTTATTGGTTATGACGCTTACAAGAAAAAATCGGTTATCTCGTTAGGTTCGTATGACGGACTGAATGaaactttgaattttcagtGATTCCCAAATCAAAGTCAACCGCATTCTCGAAGTCTATTTTCATacgagataataaaaaatattgataaaatgttttttcaatagtCCGAAAAACGTTGATAACAGAAAATCCGGATCTGCCGGAAACCATCGAAGTGAAAAAGTCCATAAATTGCGAGCCGGATCATCTTCCCAGTAATCCGTTTTTAGTGCCGAATCGTAAGTATCCCGGCGTCCAAATTATTCACGATTTActttttccttcgaaaaaatctcgttcgaacaaatttaaaaattcaataaacaacGGAGGGGCTCTCTGTCAAACcggccacttttttttcgaccatcTCAGATCTACCTCATAACTGATTATATCAAAGTACTACTAAAAAGCACTCTATGtgaattttgtcagatttttaaattcataattttagaaaataccgtttttttttcaagttttatctcggaaacttgaagtaactgaaaaaaaatgttttcacataaaagttgtagtttcgtgttagctttcgagcggacgactcgaaataatttttacgttctggtaacgatgactttttatgaaaaaaggggagaattatttttttattcagaatcaGCCATGTTTTTtcggctgaaaaaattaccgAGTTTTCCAATATGTCTGAGGAtgtcgcaaaaaaatcgccagagtGGCACGGATCGCGGGtctagggtaaaaaaaataaaatcaaaaactaatttttttttattaaaaaatagctAGTCTTctttgactgaaaaaattacagtctTTCAGTATGTTTGACgatctcgtaaaaaaattGCCAGAGTGATACGGGTCGAGGTGccgggtatgaaaaaaataatttgtgtaatttcatttttttacccttgAACCTCGATCCGTGCCactctggcgatttttttgcgatatCGTCGTACATATTGGaaaactctgtaattttttcagccgaAAAAACATGGCTgtttcggaataaaaaaataattctccccgtttttcgtaaaaagtcatcgttaccagaacgtaaaaattatttcgagtcgtccgctcgaaagctaacacgaaactacaacttttatgtgaaaacattttttttcaattacttcaagtttccgagatatattcgtttgaaaaaaaacggtattttccaaaattatgaatttgaaaatatgaaaaaattcacatagagTGCTTTTTGGGTAGATCTGAgatggtcgaaaaaaaagtagcCGGTTTGACAGAGAATCCTTCAACGATAaaccaaaatttcgaaaaatttttaaaattttttctcttttgttattgttgttataaaatctcgatttttcatttgaatcgcATTACGAAAAAATGACGTAATTATACGGGTCAATTGTTCGTTACAGCCGAAAGTGTTAAAACGGTGATGACGATACGCGAAATATCGGAGAAATTGAACAATATGTCAATTCCAGAAGGCGAAAGGCTTCAATTCGTAACAATTCTTTACGCATTCGTGACTGAAATTAACATGGAAAGTATCGTGAATACAGGTGCCCTGATAACCAGATGGTCAGAcacagaataaaaaatgattaattatttaattgtgattaaatatttatcaataaattaaaatagaaaaaagaaaaaaaattcacgatatCCGAAAAATCTGACAGTAAAAATGTCCAGGAATTTTACAATTGGAAAACAGCAACAAAtgcaaacgaaaaatataattatttggaaaatttggatgaaatttttttagcgCACTTTGCAAAAGAGTGGTCGCCGAGGGAAACGATTCGTGTATGAACCTTGAATGTCCTTCGGGGAACGGTCGCCGTGAGCCAATGAACGTCAGCAATCTT
Proteins encoded:
- the hdm gene encoding meiosis-specific with OB domain-containing protein, whose protein sequence is MSAGVCRQTLNSIRPNTQNSIIIGVIINSQNSKTFETVQSRGIRGVWTFTLRDSEKDFINVTAWGSVDFIDRLTSTFHIGSVVEIISAKVMLRKENDRNENFCPSVSSPYTLSVNEHSALIQSHDSPDKNRYKRLLRIPTKATSELRTLKSILDVIETLQNQYVNLLVVVTFVSESRDIITKDARSFVCRDFEVADGSTQKSVSFKLWDKEWVKLSEVWQPKDTVLFIADAFIGYDAYKKKSVISLVRKTLITENPDLPETIEVKKSINCEPDHLPSNPFLVPNPESVKTVMTIREISEKLNNMSIPEGERLQFVTILYAFVTEINMESIVNTGALITRCALCKRVVAEGNDSCMNLECPSGNGRREPMNVSNLYLKLNLKDDTGYLIGCRLTGPAAERALNCTASDFAKMTLPERGELKWKLCLEKCDVRLQVLGPTQTFPRALYNILAIKRIRDGEVVETDNEDDERFPPFE